The following proteins are co-located in the Cherax quadricarinatus isolate ZL_2023a chromosome 26, ASM3850222v1, whole genome shotgun sequence genome:
- the LOC128691654 gene encoding insulin-like growth factor-binding protein complex acid labile subunit has product MLLWLLCMLASCVAAASPSSCPSVCFCPLDPRGRRQVICNTGGLVDPLPVLEMPSDVEVLEVGSPPGRPNALTLGPIFKGHRRLEMLSVTGSGVPALGAHSFWGLRRLHTLNVSHNAITALIDTNFRGADSLHTLDLSHNQVESVPSAVFRHIRHLRYLSLANNRLPEVVPRVLYGLSLLEALDISHNPLGILPPDRFTDAPNLRELRCAACGLQAVTEQLMKALPELRLLDLRQNRLTEVPPLALSRHLVTLNLDSNHISALISNGLSGPPLSTLTLSNNRLSTMSPQAMANSSLTFLDLAYNRLTRLRSDALSDGFTRLRYLRLTANPIRVDKLLQVIPRARQLRHLELSELTMTHLPGDLLRQSRHLKILNVSGNFLSDFPVSALFATPHLITLDLSHNNFRGLQQDLVTAFTTMASLEQVWMQGNPWQCQRCHVAPMLDWLRDPNASHHPHAESVCRDMPISPRCLRCAGPQELVGQELQLLNKTHIPECVQEAPAWPVWLGGAQNDDPRSHNEQHPQESAEEESFDVFFGDHMALIVGVGCGLVLALLLVVAAAFLLARRHSALYYTHEPADQDSSQKLMSRNNNDNSPPGPRGPQRTPYTSRTGVTTPYTEASIATIEEVDSIAGSSIDLKVCQELRAPRIVRLAASPLP; this is encoded by the coding sequence ATGCTGCTATGGCTGCTGTGTATGCTGGCGTCTTGTGTGGCGGCGGCCTCCCCCAGTTCATGCCCCAGCGTGTGCTTCTGTCCGCTGGATCCCCGTGGTCGCCGTCAAGTGATATGTAACACCGGAGGCCTGGTCGACCCCCTTCCGGTGCTGGAGATGCCTTCTGACGTAGAGGTGTTGGAGGTCGGGTCTCCACCAGGGCGACCCAATGCCCTGACTCTAGGTCCAATCTTCAAGGGTCATCGACGTCTTGAGATGTTGAGTGTAACCGGTTCTGGGGTGCCCGCATTGGGTGCTCATTCTTTCTGGGGCCTTCGACGTCTCCACACCCTTAATGTGTCCCATAACGCCATCACTGCCCTTATTGATACCAATTTTCGCGGTGCTGACAGCTTGCATACGTTAGATCTTAGCCATAACCAAGTGGAATCCGTGCCATCGGCGGTGTTCCGTCATATTCGACACCTTCGTTACCTCAGCTTGGCTAATAACCGTCTTCCGGAGGTCGTTCCCAGGGTACTGTACGGCCTCTCACTCTTAGAGGCGCTGGATATCAGTCACAATCCCCTGGGAATCCTGCCACCTGATCGCTTCACCGACGCTCCCAATCTGAGGGAGTTGAGATGTGCTGCGTGTGGCCTTCAGGCTGTGACAGAACAACTCATGAAGGCGCTGCCAGAGTTGCGTCTGCTGGATCTTCGTCAGAACAGATTGACGGAGGTACCGCCATTGGCTCTATCGAGGCATTTAGTGACACTGAACCTTGATAGTAATCACATATCGGCACTGATATCTAATGGTTTGTCTGGCCCACCACTCTCTACTCTCACTCTGTCCAACAACCGCTTGTCTACCATGAGTCCACAAGCTATGGCAAATTCATCTCTCACCTTCTTAGATCTGGCATACAACAGACTCACACGGCTTCGTTCTGACGCCCTAAGTGATGGTTTTACTAGGCTGAGGTATTTAAGACTCACTGCCAACCCAATTAGAGTGGATAAATTGCTTCAAGTTATTCCTCGAGCCAGACAGTTGAGGCACCTGGAACTAAGTGAACTGACTATGACTCACCTTCCTGGGGACCTACTTCGGCAGTCACGACACCTCAAGATTCTCAACGTGTCCGGAAATTTCCTCTCAGATTTTCCAGTATCTGCATTGTTCGCCACACCTCACCTGATAACTCTGGACCTGTCGCACAACAACTTCCGAGGGTTGCAGCAAGACCTGGTCACTGCCTTTACCACCATGGCATCACTGGAGCAAGTCTGGATGCAGGGAAACCCATGGCAGTGCCAGCGATGTCACGTGGCACCCATGTTGGATTGGCTGAGAGATCCCAATGCCTCTCACCACCCTCATGCAGAGTCCGTATGTCGGGATATGCCCATATCCCCACGCTGCCTGAGATGTGCAGGGCCACAGGAACTAGTGGGCCAGGAATTACAGCTTCTGAACAAAACCCACATTCCTGAATGTGTCCAGGAAGCCCCTGCCTGGCCAGTTTGGCTTGGAGGCGCCCAGAATGACGATCCACGCTCACACAACGAACAGCACCCACAAGAATCTGCAGAAGAGGAGAGTTTCGACGTGTTTTTCGGGGACCATATGGCGCTAATCGTGGGTGTCGGGTGCGGGCTCGTGCTGGCTCTGCTGTTGGTAGTAGCTGCTGCTTTCCTCTTAGCCAGAAGACATTCGGCCTTGTATTACACTCACGAACCCGCCGACCAGGACTCTTCACAAAAATTGATGAGCCGGAACAATAATGACAACAGTCCACCGGGACCAAGAGGCCCCCAGCGGACCCCGTATACCTCACGAACTGGAGTTACTACTCCATACACTGAAGCCTCCATTGCTACCATTGAGGAGGTAGACAGCATCGCAGGCTCATCTATTGACCTAAAGGTCTGCCAGGAACTAAGAGCTCCAAGAATTGTGCGACTAGCAGCATCTcccctgccataa